The Desulfovibrio fairfieldensis sequence CGGACGAGGAACAACGAAAGGTTCATGACAGAAAGGAATTGTACACGGATACAGCGCGATTTGGGCCGGATTATTGCGCCCGGCCATGACCCGTCATGAGCGCCATGCTCCGGTAGTTTCACGAAAAAGCGCCCCTGATCACTGAGGATCAGGGGCGCTTCGTATTTTTTCTCTTGCCTTGCGGCGCTACTGCGCCGGTCGGCTTTCGCCGGTGCCGCTCTTGCCCTCGCCGTGCGCGCGCAGGGAATTGTAGATGGGTTTGGCCGTGGCCCGGCCCGAGAAGATTTCCTCCGGCGCGGCGGCCAGGGCCTGTGGCAGCACTTCGTCCACATGCTCCACAAAGACCAGTTCCAGATCCCGGAGCACCTCGTCCGGCACTTCCTTGAGGTCCTTTTCATTGTCGCGCGGCATAATGACCTTTTTGATGCCGCTGCGCCGCGCGGCCAGCAGTTTTTCGCGCAGGCCGCCGATGGGCAGCACCCGCCCGCGCAGGGAGATTTCGCCGGTCATGGCCACGTCGTTGCGCACCGGAATGCCCAACAGGGCCGAGGTGATGGAGGTCGCCAGGGTAATGCCCGCCGAGGGACCGTCCTTGGGCGTGGCTCCGGCTGGCACATGCACGTGGATATCCACCTTGCGGTGAAAGCGCGGGTCCAGACCCAGCACTTCCGCGCGCGAACGCACATAGGACAGGGCCGCCTTGGCCGACTCGGTCATGACCTCGCCCAACTGGCCGGTGGTCACCACATGGCCCGCGCCGCTCATCAGGCTGGTTTCCACCAGCAGGATTTCGCCGCCGCGCTGATTATAGGCCAGCCCGGCGCAGACGCCCACCTGGGGCTCGTCCTCGCGTTCCTCATGGCGGTATTTCTTGACGCCCAGAAAACCCTGCAGGCTCTGTCGGGATATGGACACGCACTTGTCCAGATCGTCGTCCTCCACCAGACGGATGGCTGTTTTGCGGCAGAGGGCCGCAATTTCACGCTCCAGGTTGCGCACCCCGGCCTCGCGCGTGTAGCCACGGATAATCTCCAGCAAGGCATTTTCCGATATGCGGATGTTGCCTTCCTTGAGGCCGTGCTCCTCAACCTGGCGGGGCAGCAGGAAGCTCCGGGCGATGTGCCGTTTTTCCGTCTCCAGATAGCTGGACAGCTCGATAATTTCCATGCGGTCCAGCAGGGGGACCGGAATGGTGTGCAGGGAATTGGCCGTGGTGATGAAAAAGACCTTGGACAGGTCGTATTCCAGATCCAGATAGTGGTCCATGAAGGTATTGTTCTGCTCCGGGTCCAGCACCTCCAACAGGGCCGAGGCCGGATCGCCCCGGTAATCCGAAGTCATCTTGTCCACTTCATCCAGGCAGAACAGGGGATTGTTGTATTTGACCCGCTTCAGGGACTGAATGATCTTGCCCGGCAGTGCGCCCACATAGGTGCGGCGGTGGCCCCGGATTTCGGCCTCGTCGCGCACCCCGCCCAAGGAAAGGCGGATGAAATCGCGGCCCGTGGCCCGGGCCACGGATTTGGCCAGCGAGGTCTTGCCCACGCCGGGAGGACCCACAAAACAGAGAATGGGGCCTTTCAGACCGTGCGAAAGCTTCTGCACGGCCAAGTATTCCAGGATGCGCTCCTTGGGCTTTTCCAGGCCGTAGTGGTCGCCGTCCAGAATGGCGCGGGCCTTTTCAATGTCGATGTCGATGCTTTTCAGATCATTCCAGGGCAGGTCCAGAATCCAGTCCACATAATTGCGCACCACCGTGTATTCGGCGGCCGAGGGCGGCATGGCGCGCAGCTTCTTCACTTCGGCGAGCGCCTTCTGCCGGGCCTCTTCGGGCATGTCGCGGCCCTTGAGCTTCTGCTCCAGCTCGTCCACCTCGGCCTGGGGATCGTCGTCGCGCCCCATTTCCTTGTTAATGGCCTTGATCTGCTCGTTGAGGTAGTACTCGCGCTGGTTGCGCTCCATCTGGACCTTGACCCGGTTCTTGATCCGCTTTTCCACCGAGGACAGGGCTACTTCGCCCTGCAACAGCTCATAGGTGCGCTCCAGGCGCTCGGTCACGTCGGAAAGTTCCAGCGCTTCCTGCTTTTTGCGGTACTCCACCTTGAGATGGGGCAAAATCGCGTCGGCCAGCGGGCCGGGCTCATGCAGGGCCAGGATGGAAAGCACGGCTTCCTGTGAAATTTTCTTGTTGTTTTTGCCGTACTCTTCCAGGGACTCGTGGGCCGCGCGGACCAGAGCCTCTTTTTCTTCCGGGCGGCTCTGGCTTTCCTCCAGACGGCGCACCCCGGCCAGCAAGCACTGGTCGGCCTCGCGCAAATCCTGCCAGACCGCGCGGTACAGCCCCTCAAAGAGCACCTTGATGGTGCCGTCCGGCAGGCGCAGCATCTGCAAAACCTTGCTGACCACGCCCACGGCGCACAAATCGTCAGCCTCGGGCTTTTCCAGTTCCGGCTCGCGCTGGGCCACCAGGAAAATCTGTTTGCTGTACGAGGCCTGGGCCGCCTCTATGGCTTTGATGGAGGCTTCGCGCCCCACGAAAAGCGGCATGATCGAGCGGGGGAACATGACCACTTCCCGCAAGGGCATGACCGGCAGTTCCTGGAAGGCTTCCCCACGCACTGCGTCAGACATAATTTCTCTCCCCGAAAGGCGTCAGCGGGCCGGGCCTCTTGGCCGCGGCCCACAAAAGCCAGTTTCGACATATCCGTTTGAAATGTACAGCATTTCAACGTTGAACCGCTCCGCAAAGATTTGTCTGCAAATCCTTGCCACGAAATGCGCGTAGGTAGGCTTTGCCCGCCGTAAACGAGCATTTCAAGTGTTAAAGATGTCCTAAGATGCCTTGTCCGCGGACAAACGCTCTTCTTCACTCACGGCCTCGCCGCCATCCCCATAGAGCAGGACCGGCTCCTTGCCCTTTTCGATCACAGCCCGGTTGATCAGGCATTCCTTGACGTTGGGCATGGACGGCAGCTTGAACATGATGTCCAGCATGATCTTTTCCATGACGTTGCGCAGGCCGCGCGCGCCGGTTTTGCGCTCAATGGCCCTGGCCGCAATGGCCTTGAGGGCATTGGGCGTGAAGCGCAGGGTCACATGATCCAGCTCGAAGAGCTTCTGGTACTGGCGTACCAAGGCGTTCTTGGGCTCGGTGAGAATGCGCACCAGATCCGGCTCGTCCAGTTCATCCACGTGGGTGATGATGGGAATGCGGCCCACGAATTCAGGAATCAGGCCGAACTGGACCAGATCCTGCGGATGAATTTTTTCCAGCAGTTCGGCCAGGGGCGTCTCCTTGCTGCTGCGCACTTTGGCGCCGAAGCCCATGGAACCGCCGCTCATGCGCGATTCCACAATCTTGTCCAGGCCCACAAAAGCGCCGCCCACGATGAACAGGATATTGCCCGTGTTCATGCGGATGAATTCCTGCTGCGGGTGCTTGCGCCCGCCCTTGGGCGGAATGTTGGCCTCGGTGCCTTCAATGATCTTCAGCAGGGCCTGCTGCACGCCTTCGCCGGACACGTCGCGGGTAATGGAGGGGCCGTCGCCCTTGCGTGAAATCTTGTCGATTTCGTCAATGTAAATGATGCCCTTACCGGCGGCCTCCAGGTCGTAATCCGCATTCTGGAGCAGCTGGACCAGGATGTTTTCCACATCCTCGCCCACATAGCCGGCCTCGGTCAGGGTGGTGGCGTCGGCAATGGCGAAAGGCACGCGCAGCACCTTGGCAAGGGTCTTGGCCAGCAGGGTTTTGCCGCTGCCCGAGGGTCCCACCAGCAGGATGTTGCTTTTTTCCAGTTCCACGTCGTGGCCCAGGGCGTCGGCATAGAACACGCGCTTGTAGTGGTTGTGCACGGCCACGGAAAGAATTTTCTTGGCCTCGTGCTGCCCGATGACGTATTCGTCCAGCCTGTCCTTGATTTCCTGGGGCGAAAGCAGGCGTTCGCCGCTGTCCGGGCTTTCCATCTGGTCGCGGGCGATAATCTCGTTGCAAGCCTTGACGCAGTTGTCGCAGATGCTTGCGCCGTCCTGCACGATGAGGTTGCGCACCTCCAGCTCGCTACGACCGCAGAAAGAGCAGCGCAACGGCTCGTTAACCGTGTTTTTTGTGGTATTGCCCATGGCTTATTCGCTCTTTTCCTGCGCCATCTCTCGGCGTGAGGCCAGCACGCGGTCGATGATGCCGAGTTCCTTGGCTTCTTCAGGGGTCAAAAAATTATCGCGCTCCGTGGCCTTGACCACGTCCTCATAGGGCCGCTTGGTGTTCTCCGCCAGCATGCGGTTGAGCCGCTCCTTGAGGCGGAGAACCTCGCGGGCGTGGATTTCGATATCCGTGGCCTGGCCCTGAAAACCGCCCGAAGGCTGGTGGATCATGATCTGACTGTTGGGGAGGGCAAAACGCATGCCCGGCTCACCGGCGGCCAGCAGAAAAGCCCCCATGCTCGCCGCCCGGCCCATGCAGACCGTGGTGACCGGCGAGGTGATGTAGCGCATGGTGTCGTAGATGGCCAGACCGGCCGTCACCGATCCGCCGGGGGAATTGATGTACAGGTTGATTTCTTTTTCCGGGTCCTGGGACTCCAGGAAAAGAAGCTGGGCGCAGATCAGCGAAGCCACTGCGTCGTTGACCTCCGAGCCCAGAAGCACAATACGGTCCTTGAGCAACCGGGAATAAATATCATAGGCCCGCTCGGAACGGCCTGTGGTTTCAATGACCATGGGAACTAAAGACATATATCCGCCTCACGGTTTCCGGCCCGCCGCAAGCGCGGGCCGTGAAAACTGTAAAAGGCTGTTGACATGGCCAACAGCCCCGAAAATCAGGAGCAGGTCGCGGCTTCGCCGCGTCGCAGCGACCGATTTTCGTGCCTCTCCGCACGGCGGCGCACGCCCGCCGCGCGGTGTTTGTCATCACGCGGAAGGCGGCCCTCAGGCCGCCTTTTCCTTACTTCGTTTCTTCCTTGGATTCGGCGGGGGCCTCCGCCGGAGTCTCGGCATCGCCGTCTCCGGTCCGGGGCTCCCTGGGTTCCACTTCCGTCACCTTGGCCTTGGCGTAGATCCGGTCCATGGCCTTGTCGGCCAACAGGCGGTCACGCAGCACAAAGATCAGGCCGGAACGCTCATAGCTCTCGCGCAGAGCCTTGAAGTCCTCGCCGCTGCGCAGGCTTTCCTGATAAATATGCGTATTGACTTCCTGGTCGGAAACCTCCAGGCCCTCTTTCTTGGCGATGGAGAGCAACAGCACCTGGATGCGCGCCAGCTCCTCGGCCTGCGGCAGCATTTCCTTGCGCAGCTCCTCGGGGCTCTTGCCCAGAGATTCCAGGCCCTTGCCCTGACGTTCCAGGCGGGCCTTGAGGTCCGTCAGCAGGGTGCGCATCTGGATGTCCAGCAGGCTTTCGGGCAGGGGAAAATCCACCATCTTCAGCAGCCGGTCCAGCATGGTTTTCTGGGCCGCGCTCTTGTTCAGATTTTCGCGGCTCTGGGTATAACTGCGGGTGATGGTTTCCTTGAGCTTGTCCACATTGTCCAGGCCCAGGCTTTTGGCCAGGTCGTCATTGAGCTCGGGCAGCTTGCGTTCCTTGACCGCGTGCACCTTGACCTTCATGGTCACGGTCTTGCCGGCCAGGTCCTTGGCGATGAAGTCGTCGGGAAAACGGATTTCGCCCTCGCCTTCCTGGCCGTAGGGAATGGTTTTGACCAGAGCCTCGAAATCCTCAAGGGCCTGATGCTCGCCCAGTGCCAGGTCAAAATTCTCGGCCTTGACGCCCTCCAGGGGCTGGCCGTTCTCGTAAGCGGCGAAGTCAATGCTGGCGACCTGGCCGTCCACGGCCGGACCCGCGCCGTCCACCGGCACAAGCTGGGCGCGGTCGCGCCGGATGCGCTCAATGACATCCGCCACTTCCTGCTCCTTGACCTCTACCTTTTCCTGCTCCACTTCCATGCCTTCGTAGGGGGGCAGATCAAACGTGGGCAGCACTTCAAATTCAATGCTGTAAATATAGCCCTTGCCCCGCTCCAGAGCCTCCGCGCCGTCCACATTGATGCCGGACAGGGGCTGCACGTCCAGGTTCTGCATGACCTCGTTGATATGCACGTTGATCAGATCCTGGCGGGCTTCTTCGTAAATCTTGTCGCGGAAGCGCTGTTCAATGACCGAAGCGGGCACCTTGCCCTTGCGGAAACCGTCCAGCTGCACGGAAGTTTTATACAAGGCCACGGCGCCCATGATGGCCGCTTCCACTTCCTGCGGTTCCGTGGTGATCACGATCTTTTTCTTAACCGGCGAAAGATCTTCAGCGCTGTATTCCACGTGGGGCTCCTTTCTGGTAATGGGGATGTTGGCGCAGAAATCGAGGCTTGAACCCACAGGCTTTCGGCACCGGATCCAAACCGCCATTATTAAATAACATACTGTAATTCTTCATCACCAGCCGCAAGCCCGGAAACAGAAGCGCCTCGCGCGTCCCGAAACCGCAACCCGCAACCGGCGGCAATCGCTCTTGATACCGTAACTTACACCAAGATTCAAGACTTCGATAAGCATCCGCAGCCATATCGTCAAGAGAAGTTCAGCCGTGGGGCGTTTGCTCTGACAGCGGGAGCCGACGCCCGCGCGGCGTCCACTTTGAAAGTGGACACAATTTCAAAGATCCTCCGTCTAGAATCTGCGGAAGGAGCGGGAGACATCCGCAAACTCTGAAAAATTTTGCGCCGGGCCTGCCGACGGAGTGCTTCTGGCTGTCTTGCCCGCAGTGTGGACAGATGAAGAACCCATCCTCCAAATGCCTGCTGGAATCCGCCCAGGACATCCTGCGCGCGGCCGCCTCGGGAAAGCCCCGCCACCGGAGACATGTGCCCTGCTGCCGGACCAGCGAAAAATCCGGACAAGCACACGTCCGCCCTGTTCCGGAAAAAGGATACGCATGCAAGGGCTCTCAGGCCCTGGCGTGGCAACGGTGATACGATTGGTGATCGTGGTGATACAAAAAGACAAAAAATAGGGCGGCAATGCCCACATTACCCCCTCCGATTTACCCAATACGGCACAAGCCCTCCGCACATGGGACTGTACCCGGAAACCTGAATTCCGCACCTCCGGCCACCGCACAAGCCCCGAGGGAACGTCACAATACAGGCTTCACTGTGGAACCCGTCCAGGAGAGCCGCGCCCGGCAGCGAACAGACAGCAACCCGAAAAACAAGAGCCCCTCATGCAACCAAGGAAACAGGAGCATGAGGGGTTTTATGAACTGCTTGTGTACAAGCGGTTATGGCTTCTGGTGCGAGAGGGGGGATTTGAACCCCCATACCTAGGGTGCTGGATTCTAAGTCCAGTGCGTCTACCAGTTCCGCCACTCTCGCAAAGGTATATTAATAGCTTATTTGCGGGCGGGCCGCAAGCCGCGCCATCTGCCTCGTGGAAAGCAAAGCCTGTACGTCATGGGTGCGTCCCGCCCCAATTCCCTCAACGCAACAGCAAGGCCTTGCCATCAGTCCTCGGTGGAAGCACTTCGCCCACCTCGCGGGCCAGGTCTCCGCCGCTCTCCAGCATGCCCCGCACCGGCCCCAGCAAGTCCGGCGGCACGGCCAGCAGTAAACCGCCCGAAGTCTGGGCGTCAAAAGTCACGCTCTCAAGAGCCTCATCCACGCCCGGCTCCACCAGGGTGGAACAGGCCCAGTGCTTGCGGTTCAGATGGCTGCCCGCCGGAATCAGTCCGTCACGCGCGTATTCCAGCACACGGGGCAAAAGGGGCAGAGCCGCCGTATCCAGAGCCACGCAGGCATTTGAGGCCAGGGCCATTTCCAGGGCATGGCCGCCCAGGCCGAAACCGGTGATATCCGTGGCGGCGGGCAGATGGAACGCACGGATGACCGCGCCGCCCACCTTGTTCAGTCGTCCGCAGCAGCGGATCAGTTCGGCCTCGCTTTCCGCCGCGCCCTCCCAGCGGGCCTTGACCGCCGTGGCAAGAATGCCGGTGCCCAGCGCCTTGGTCAGCAGGAGGCGCTGTCCCGGCCTGAGTCCGTCGTTCACCGCAATATGCGCCGGATCGATAATGCCCGTCACGGCCAGACCATATTTCAATTCGTCGTCCTGCACGGTATGGCCGCCGGCCAGCACGGCCCCGGCCTCCAGCAGGGCGTCCTGGCCGCCGCGCAAAATGTTGGTCAGAGCTTGCTCGGGATCATCTTCCGCCAACCCTTGGGGAAAACAGGCCACGTTCATGGCGCACCAGGGTTCGCCCCCAAGAGCGTAGACATCGGACAAAGCATTGGCCGCCGCGATGCGGCCAAAGGCGAACGCGTCATTGACGATGGGCGCGAGGATGTCCACGGTCTGCACCAGGGCCTTGCCCGGCGGCACGGAGAGCACCACGGCGTCCTCGTTACGGGCGCGGCCAGCCAGCACCCTGACCTCCAATTCGGGCGGAGTTTCGGGCGCAAGACCGCGCAAAAGCCGCTCCAGGGCCCCTGGAGCCAACTTGGCCGCTCAGCCCGCGGCGCGGGCTTTTTCCAACAGCTTCATCTTCAAATTTCCGTTAGAACATTTCACAATGAACAATCAGGCACGTTCACTCCAACGATGCGACTTGTTCAAACTACGGGAAATTTTGCACGCTGCCAAGAAGGAGGCTGCAGTGCTGCTTTCCCGGTCCGCAAGCTTTCCTCCTGAACGGCACCCGCACGCCGCGCGACTACAGTCCAACCCATGGAAAACAGGCAAAAAGCCCTGCTCTGAAAGAGCATAAAAGGAACCCCCCGGCATAGCCGGGGGTTCTTCATATGCGCCTGTAAGGCTTTCTTACCAGCTGCGCCCTAGCAGGCGCTCTTGCGATCTGACATTTGCATTTCTGTTACTTGCGGCCCGTAAACGGGCTCCTTGGGTAGGGTAGGCTCAACTGATCGCCAAGTTTATCCGACTCCAGCTGATGCTTGATGTAATCCTGAATCTTGGCCTTATTCTTGCCCACTGTATCGACGTAATACCCACGGCACCAAAATTCTCGATTGCGGTATTTGAACTTCAAATCCCCAAATTGTTCATAGATCATGAGACTACTCTTACCCTTCAGATAGCCCATAAAACTCGACACACTCATTTTGGGGGGAATCTCAAGCAGCATGTGGATGTGGTCTGGGCAACATTCTGCCTCCACTATTTTTACATCCTTCCATTCGCACAACTTGCGCAGAATTTCGCCAATGGCGCGCTTCTTTTCACCATAGAACACCTGGCGGCGATATTTAGGCGCAAAAACAATGTGATATTTGCAGTTCCACCTTGTGTGGGCTAAACTTTTGGCGTCACCCATCGTGACCTCCTTTTGATTTGTTGACTCGCAGTTGCCAGACCGCGAGACTTTTTAACAAATCAAAAGGAGTTTTACTGACATGGGCAAAGCTGTAAGCTTTTTAGAACCCCCCGCCTAGCGGGGGGTTTTCTCCATACAAAAAAGGGGAGCCCGAAGACTCCCCTTTTGCAAAAGCTGCTTTGCTTGCGCCCTATTCGGCGGCGCCTGCTTCCTGCGCGGCCCCTTCTTCAGCCTTGGGCTTGCGGGTACGCTTGGGTTTGGCGGCCGCTTCACCGGCCGGAGCGGCGTCAGCGGCTTTGGCCGCCTTCTTGTCCTTGCCCGCCTTGGCGTCCGCAACCGGCTCGGCCGCACGGGACAACTCGATAATAGCCATGGGGGCATTATCGCCCTTACGCGGCATGGCCAGTTTGAGCACGCGGGTGTAGCCGCCCGGCACGCCGGCAAACAGCGGGCCGATTTCATCAAAAAGACGCTTGACCAAGGCGTGGTCGTTGAGCACCCGGTAGGCCAGACGGCGAGAGTGCAGATCGTTGCGCTTGGCCAGCGTGATCAGGGGTTCCACCACCCGGCGCAATTCCTTGGCCTTCATCTCCGTGGTGCGGATTTTGCCGTGGATCAGAAGCGCCTTAGCGAGATTGTGCAACAGGGCCTTACGGTGCGCGGGCGTGCGCGAGAGTTTCCTGCCGGAATTGCTATGCCTCATTTTGCTGCTTCCTTTTCCATTCCTGATATTTCTTGTCGAAGCCGTCGACCTTCATACCAAAGTCAAGGCCCATGTCCAGAAGAACACTTTTGATTTCGTCCAGCGACTTGCGTCCGAAATTCTTGGTTTTGAGCATCTCGCCTTCGGAGCGCTGCACCAGTTCGCCCACCAGAGCGATATTGGCACTACGCAGGCAGTTGGTGGCGCGCACGGAGAGCTCAAGATCGTCAATGCTCTTGAACAGATGCTCGTTCACCTCGCCGCCGTCACTGCTGCCCAGACGCATATCGCCGGAAACGCGCTCATCAAAATTGATAAAGACCGAAATCTGGTCCTTGATGATCTTGGCGCTGT is a genomic window containing:
- the lon gene encoding endopeptidase La gives rise to the protein MSDAVRGEAFQELPVMPLREVVMFPRSIMPLFVGREASIKAIEAAQASYSKQIFLVAQREPELEKPEADDLCAVGVVSKVLQMLRLPDGTIKVLFEGLYRAVWQDLREADQCLLAGVRRLEESQSRPEEKEALVRAAHESLEEYGKNNKKISQEAVLSILALHEPGPLADAILPHLKVEYRKKQEALELSDVTERLERTYELLQGEVALSSVEKRIKNRVKVQMERNQREYYLNEQIKAINKEMGRDDDPQAEVDELEQKLKGRDMPEEARQKALAEVKKLRAMPPSAAEYTVVRNYVDWILDLPWNDLKSIDIDIEKARAILDGDHYGLEKPKERILEYLAVQKLSHGLKGPILCFVGPPGVGKTSLAKSVARATGRDFIRLSLGGVRDEAEIRGHRRTYVGALPGKIIQSLKRVKYNNPLFCLDEVDKMTSDYRGDPASALLEVLDPEQNNTFMDHYLDLEYDLSKVFFITTANSLHTIPVPLLDRMEIIELSSYLETEKRHIARSFLLPRQVEEHGLKEGNIRISENALLEIIRGYTREAGVRNLEREIAALCRKTAIRLVEDDDLDKCVSISRQSLQGFLGVKKYRHEEREDEPQVGVCAGLAYNQRGGEILLVETSLMSGAGHVVTTGQLGEVMTESAKAALSYVRSRAEVLGLDPRFHRKVDIHVHVPAGATPKDGPSAGITLATSITSALLGIPVRNDVAMTGEISLRGRVLPIGGLREKLLAARRSGIKKVIMPRDNEKDLKEVPDEVLRDLELVFVEHVDEVLPQALAAAPEEIFSGRATAKPIYNSLRAHGEGKSGTGESRPAQ
- the clpX gene encoding ATP-dependent Clp protease ATP-binding subunit ClpX: MGNTTKNTVNEPLRCSFCGRSELEVRNLIVQDGASICDNCVKACNEIIARDQMESPDSGERLLSPQEIKDRLDEYVIGQHEAKKILSVAVHNHYKRVFYADALGHDVELEKSNILLVGPSGSGKTLLAKTLAKVLRVPFAIADATTLTEAGYVGEDVENILVQLLQNADYDLEAAGKGIIYIDEIDKISRKGDGPSITRDVSGEGVQQALLKIIEGTEANIPPKGGRKHPQQEFIRMNTGNILFIVGGAFVGLDKIVESRMSGGSMGFGAKVRSSKETPLAELLEKIHPQDLVQFGLIPEFVGRIPIITHVDELDEPDLVRILTEPKNALVRQYQKLFELDHVTLRFTPNALKAIAARAIERKTGARGLRNVMEKIMLDIMFKLPSMPNVKECLINRAVIEKGKEPVLLYGDGGEAVSEEERLSADKAS
- a CDS encoding ATP-dependent Clp protease proteolytic subunit codes for the protein MSLVPMVIETTGRSERAYDIYSRLLKDRIVLLGSEVNDAVASLICAQLLFLESQDPEKEINLYINSPGGSVTAGLAIYDTMRYITSPVTTVCMGRAASMGAFLLAAGEPGMRFALPNSQIMIHQPSGGFQGQATDIEIHAREVLRLKERLNRMLAENTKRPYEDVVKATERDNFLTPEEAKELGIIDRVLASRREMAQEKSE
- the tig gene encoding trigger factor — protein: MEYSAEDLSPVKKKIVITTEPQEVEAAIMGAVALYKTSVQLDGFRKGKVPASVIEQRFRDKIYEEARQDLINVHINEVMQNLDVQPLSGINVDGAEALERGKGYIYSIEFEVLPTFDLPPYEGMEVEQEKVEVKEQEVADVIERIRRDRAQLVPVDGAGPAVDGQVASIDFAAYENGQPLEGVKAENFDLALGEHQALEDFEALVKTIPYGQEGEGEIRFPDDFIAKDLAGKTVTMKVKVHAVKERKLPELNDDLAKSLGLDNVDKLKETITRSYTQSRENLNKSAAQKTMLDRLLKMVDFPLPESLLDIQMRTLLTDLKARLERQGKGLESLGKSPEELRKEMLPQAEELARIQVLLLSIAKKEGLEVSDQEVNTHIYQESLRSGEDFKALRESYERSGLIFVLRDRLLADKAMDRIYAKAKVTEVEPREPRTGDGDAETPAEAPAESKEETK
- the selD gene encoding selenide, water dikinase SelD, producing MKLLEKARAAGUAAKLAPGALERLLRGLAPETPPELEVRVLAGRARNEDAVVLSVPPGKALVQTVDILAPIVNDAFAFGRIAAANALSDVYALGGEPWCAMNVACFPQGLAEDDPEQALTNILRGGQDALLEAGAVLAGGHTVQDDELKYGLAVTGIIDPAHIAVNDGLRPGQRLLLTKALGTGILATAVKARWEGAAESEAELIRCCGRLNKVGGAVIRAFHLPAATDITGFGLGGHALEMALASNACVALDTAALPLLPRVLEYARDGLIPAGSHLNRKHWACSTLVEPGVDEALESVTFDAQTSGGLLLAVPPDLLGPVRGMLESGGDLAREVGEVLPPRTDGKALLLR
- the tnpA gene encoding IS200/IS605 family transposase — translated: MGDAKSLAHTRWNCKYHIVFAPKYRRQVFYGEKKRAIGEILRKLCEWKDVKIVEAECCPDHIHMLLEIPPKMSVSSFMGYLKGKSSLMIYEQFGDLKFKYRNREFWCRGYYVDTVGKNKAKIQDYIKHQLESDKLGDQLSLPYPRSPFTGRK
- the rplQ gene encoding 50S ribosomal protein L17 — encoded protein: MRHSNSGRKLSRTPAHRKALLHNLAKALLIHGKIRTTEMKAKELRRVVEPLITLAKRNDLHSRRLAYRVLNDHALVKRLFDEIGPLFAGVPGGYTRVLKLAMPRKGDNAPMAIIELSRAAEPVADAKAGKDKKAAKAADAAPAGEAAAKPKRTRKPKAEEGAAQEAGAAE